In the genome of Anaerolineae bacterium, the window CGCTGCATAGATTAGCGCAAGAATTTTAATTCAACGGAAAGGAATACAAACCTATGAAACGTTCAGAAATCAATGCCATTATGCGTGAAGCCGACGCGTTTATGAAATCGCACGGTTTTCATTTGCCTCCTTTTGCCTATTGGACGCCGGAAGATTGGCAGGCTAAAGGCGAAGAAGCCCGCGAGATTGTGGATAACCAGTTGGGGTGGGACATTACCGATTTTGGCCAGGGTCGTTATGACAAATTTGGCCTGTTCCTGTTTACCATTCGTAACGGTAACGTGGAAAATTTAAAAACAGGCCGGGGCAAAACTTATGCCGAAAAGGTGTTGATTTGCGAAACGAATCAAGTTACCCCGATGCACTTTCACTGGCACAAAATGGAAGACATCATCAATCGGGGGGGAGGCCGGCTGGCCATCAAACTCTACAACTCCACCGAGGATGAAAAATTGGCCGACACCGACGTGACGGTGAGCATGGACGGGGTCAAATATACCTTCCCGGCCGGGCATACGGTTATGTTGGATGTGGGTGAGAGTATTACCCTGCCTACCTACCTGTACCACGAATTCTGGGCCGTTGCCGGTAAAGTGCTGGTGGGCGAGGTGTCCAAAGTGAATGATGACGCCAACGACAATTGTTTTTTAGAGCCAACTGGCCGTTTCCCGGAAGTGAAAGAGGATGAGCCACCGTTGCATTTGCTGGTTGGGGATTATGCCAAATACTACAACCCCTGATTACCGGCTTTCTGTTCCTAATTTGGGAGCAGAAAAATTCAACGGCCTTGATACTGGTGGATGACAAAGGACGAACGCCGAAAATTGATCGTTGGTCATTGGTCGGATTCCCAATAATAACAAGGAAAGATAAAATGGCTAAAGAATACCTGGTAGCAACTGTGGTTGGTCCCGACCGACGGGGCATTGTCGAAAAGATCACGGCGGTGATGGTAGATTATCAAGCCAACATCGAAGAAAGCCGGATGGCCCGGCTGGGCGGCGAATTTGCCGTGATCATGCTGCTCTCCCTATCCGGTGAAAAAGAGGAAGCCTTGCTCACCGGCCTTGACACCCTGAAAGAACATGGGCTGACCATCATTACCCGGCCCACCAACATGTCTCGCCTGGTGCGATTTCAGGGTTATGTTCCCTATGAAATTTCCGTTTTTGGGGCCGACCACGAGGGCATTGTGCATAATGTGGCCCATTATTTAACCTCGGAGCGGATGAATATTGAAACCTTGGATACGCGCGTCACCCAGGCCCCGGTTAGCGGCACTCCGCTCTTTTCCATGCGCGCCATTGTCCAGGCCCCACCCGAACTCACCCTGCCTCAACTGCGTCAAAAATTGGCCGAGGTGGGCGATGAACTGTGCGTTGATATTGAAGTGAGATTGCCGGTGACTTGACACGTCTCCATAACTTTGCCGGTTGGAGACAGCGCTACAACCGCGTGGAGCCGCTGCTGGCCGAAATGGGTCTAAAAAGTGGTTTTGTTCTGGCTGCTAAAGGATATGTGTTAGAGGCCCCGGCGTTGTGGGCTGTGGCGCTGGCGGCGTTGCGGCAGAACCCTTTGTACTTTGTCGAGGAGGATTAGGGCTAAGGATTTAATAACTTCCGCATTTCAGAGATCAATTCCTCTGAAAATCGGTTTGGTTTGGGGAAGTTATTTAATGCCCAATCCTTAGTCTGTTGCCTGTTCTTCTGAGGGCATTTCTGGGGTTAAGAGTTCTTCTAAAAATTGGCTCATCCCTTGCTTGCGGCCCAGTTTTTCCATAACGCCATAAAGCTGCCCCCCCATCCCCTTGACCTCTGGCACCAGCCACACCACCAGGGGAGGTCGCCCCCAGGTCAAACCAGCGCCGCCTAAAATCAAAATTGCGGCGGCCAGATAAAGCGGCCAGGCCGGGTCGTGCCGCGCCACCACGGTGAGATTATGCTGGCGGGAGATCATGGCCGGAAAGCCGCCAATCTCAAACGCCTGGCCTGTTTGGGTCGTTATACTTTCCTCCAAAACTTCCCCCGACTCCCGCCGTACCTGCACCTTATAAACGTTGCTGCTTGGCGCAGCCGGTGAGATTTGAACCGCCAAAGCTGCTACCGGAATAATAAAAGGCATGTCGCTATGCGGGGAAAAATTTAGTTGTTTGCCCGGAGCCAAACCCGGTTGCAGCGGCTCCAACTCAAAGGGCGTGTTTGTGGCGTCTCGCACCTCGACGGTCAGCACAGGCTCAATGGCTATGGGCAGCAAGAGGGTGTTGTGCAAAAGAGTGGGCTGATACAGTCGCCAAGGCAACCTTTGGGCTAACCTGTCGCCGGGTTGGATATACTCCACGTGGATTGAGCCTGCTGTCGCCCCTTCAACAAGGGGCAATACAAATTGGCCCTTGACTAGAGAGAGCGACCAGGGCAGGCCCGGCTTCAGGGTAAAACGTTCCGTCTGCGCGGTGGCAGAGGTGATTACAAATGCGCCAATTAACCCAATCAAGCCAAGGTACACGGCTACCAGGCCTAACCAGGCCCAACGCCATCGCCCGGTGCCGGTCACTCGCTGTTCCTCTGCGGCAGGCTGGTAAAGAGAAAAACCTTTTTTTTGCAGACGCTCTTTGAGGGTTTCTAAAAATTCGTCAGGCAAGCTGGGCAAACGGATGGAATGTTCCACTCGATGCGCCAGAGGATGTTGCCACACCAGCGGAGGGGTGGTTTTGCCCAGTCGGGACCATGTGCCGGGGAGATAATCGGCCAGGGCAATTAAACTGTTGAGCAAAAGTAAAGCTGCCGGCAGCCAGAACCACAGCGATTGAAATATTCTGGAAAATCCCAAAAGAAAGAGAGTTTCCCCTCCCGGTTGCAGCCAGGGCGGCAGGTTGGCGATCCAGATAGCCCCGGCCTCAACCGCCGTCATCGGTTGGGGCGGGATTGTCAGCCCCAAAACCAGCACCAGGGCCAGGATAATCAGCAAAGTGATCGTGGTCCGGGGACTGCGCAGAGTATACCAGACCAGGGTCAGAAAACGTTGCAGATAGGCGCTAAATTGGCTTAACCACTGCCTGATAAAGTCCATTGGTAATTCCGGCCAAAAATAAAAAGAGCCACCCGTCGGAATCGAACCGACAACCTGCTCATTACGAATGAGCTGCTCTGCCGATTGAGCTAGGGTGGCAAAAAAATTCCCCGCGTAACCACGGGAGTTAAAATGACCTTACCTGATGAATCGAGCATTTTTCATTATATCCCCGGCCTTTTTGACTGTCAAATTAAAGCGGTTGGGGCTGATTTTGACAAATCAGGACAGCCATATAGACATTTGCCTTGAAATTTATATAATGTGAGTATGTTTAACAAGAAAAAATTTGTTTGGTGTGGCTATATTTGATCCCCAAGAGCTGTCCTCTTGGGGTCTTTATTTTTGGGAGATGGCAATGACAAAATATATTTTTTGCACCGGCGGCGTGGTTTCTTCATTGGGTAAGGGGGTGGCGGCGGCGTCCATTGGCCGTATTTTGAAGAGCCGGGGCCTGTCGGTGACGGTGCAAAAACTGGACCCTTACCTTAATGTAGACCCCGGTACCATGAGCCCTTATGAACACGGCGAGGTGTTTGTGTTAGAAGACGGCGCTGAAACCGACCTGGACCTGGGCGCTTATGAGCGTTTTATTGACGAAAACCTGACCCGCGCCAGCAACCTGACCAGCGGCCAGGTTTATCAGCAGGTGATCAACCGGGAACGGCGCGGCGATTACCTGGGCAAAACCATCCAGGTTATCCCTCACGTCACCAACCAGATCAAGGCCAGCATTACCAGTGTGGCCCGCGAAAGCAACGCCGACATTGTGATTGTGGAAGTAGGCGGCACGGTGGGGGACATCGAGGGGCTGCCTTTTCTGGAAGCGTTGCGCCAGATGCGCAAAGATGCCGGGCGGGAAAACACTTTTTACATTCACGTGACCCTGCTGCCGCATTTGCAGGCTACAGGCGAACTCAAAACCAAACCCACTCAGCACAGCGTGCGGGAATTGCGGGGCATTGGGCTTCAACCCGATATGATTATGTGCCGGGCCGACCTGCCGGTTGGCGATGACCTGCGTGAAAAAATCGCCCTGTTTTGCGACGTTGAACAAGAGGCCGTGGTGCCGTTAGTGACCGTTGATACCATCTACGAAGTGCCCTTGATCCTGGAAAAAGCGGGAGTGGCCGAATTCATCTGTAACCGGCTGCACATTGATTGCCCGCCGGCCGACCTGTCCGAATGGCGCAGCCTGGTGGCCCACATCAAAAAACCCAAGCCCCCGATTACGATTGGCATTGTGGGCAAATACGTGCAATTAGAAGACGCTTATATTAGCGTGTATGAAGCCCTGCAAGAGGCGGCAACCCAGCAGGATTGTGAAGCGCAAATCGAGTGGATTGCGGCGGAAGATTTGGAACGCATGCGCGGGTTTGACCGTCTGGAAAAAGTGAATGGCATTGTTGTGCCCGGCGGTTTTGGCGAGCGAGGCATTGAGGGCAAAATTGTGGCCGCCAAATTTGCCCGCGTGCGGGAAACGCCTTACCTGGGCCTGTGCCTGGGCATGCAGGTGATGGTGATTGAACTGGCCCGCGAGGTGTTTGGCAACGACACCCCCAACTCAACTGAGTTCAATCCAACCACGGCCTACCCCGTGATTGACCTGATGCCCGACCAGCGCGACATCGCCGACCTGGGCGGCACGATGCGCCTGGGGAGTTATCCCTGTTGCCTGGTGGCAGGCACTCTGGCCGCCAGAGCCTACCAGGTTGACCTGGTGCATGAGCGACATCGCCACCGTTTTGAATTTAAAAATGAATATCGAGAACGTTTGCAGGAGGGCGGGCTGGTTTTATCCGGCCTCTCGCCGGATGGCCGCTTGGTTGAAATTGCGGAACTGAAAAATCACCCCTTTATGTTAGGCAGCCAATTTCACCCCGAATTCAGGAGCCGTCCTACCCGACCCCATCCTTTGTTCACTGCCTTTATCAAGGCGGCTCGGGTCCATGCCGGTCTCGCCGATGCTCAAGAAACCGCAGCAGCCGCAGAACCTTTGCTGCAATCCAGCAATCATAAATGAACCCTCTATACGGGCATGTTGCTCTGAGCGAGGTACAAGTGAAGAATCTCCACCTTAATGTCATTTCGAGGCCGTAGGCCGAGAAATCTCCTGCTACAGGTACGGTTTCAAGGAGATTTCTCCCTTCGGTCGAAATGACTCAGTAAGGTTTTTTTAGCGTAACTCCCTTTCCGCCCAGCGCAGCAGGGTGAGGGCAGCCTGCCCGTCAACCTGAAGGCTATTTGGATCAACAGCATTGGCCCGGTCAAAGAAGTAAGTGGCTAAGGCGCTTTGTTGGGCGTCGCTCAATAAAAAATCCCGAAAGGCTGCGGCGGCCTGTTGGCCTTCTGGCGTAGCCCGCTCTCCGGTCCAGATGGCCAGGGGGTAATCGAGCGTCACCGCCGGTTGGGTGGGCGTGATCGAAAAGTCGGGGCGATTTTGCAATCCGGCGCTGCGCCACGAGGCCTGGCTGAGCAGGCCAACGTCGCCAATAGAGGCGCCGCGCGTGGCAAACGCTTCGGCCGGTTTGGGCCCAAGGTTCAGACTGGTGCGGGCGCTTTCTTTCAGAGTCTCGGTTAGCCAGGGTTCGGCGCTGCTGGCATCGGCGCCGGTCAGAGTTTGTTTGTTCAGATGGGCCGCCGCCGAGGCCAGCGCGGCCAGCCCTTCAGCAGTGTTGTGCGGCGAGGCCAGCACCACCTTGAGCGTGCTGTTAGGTTCGGTGGCGCTCTGGTGCAGGGCCGCCCAGTTCACCCCCCCATACTTTTGCCCAAACTCTTCCAGTTTGTTATTGAACGCTCCCCAGGCCAGGGCCGTGCCGGCCACCGGACGACTGTCTCCAAATTCTTGACTGTTGCCGGCCATCTCAACGATAAAACCGGCCTCGGCCAGCCAGGCTGCCGGGGGAACTGCCTGCGGGTTGCTGCTGAATTGGGCTTCAGGAACAAGGCTATCAGCGGTGATGATTTGCACCTGAGTTTTGGGGTTGGCTTGATTGAATTCCTGGGCGGCCTGGTCAACCCAGGGCTTAATGGAGGGAGCCACCACCACTTGAATCGTTACCTCCTGCGGGCTGGCGGGGAGGTTGAGTGGCTCGGAGAGCAGAGGGCGAATGACCAGCATCCCAATCACGGCCAGCACCGCCACCCCAATAATGACCAGAAAAAGCGTTTTGTTTTGTTGCATCGTCGCGTCCTTTAGGCAATGGAATGAAACGAGATACCCAATTATAACACAGATTGGCCGAGAACGTTAAACATTAATGGTTTTAGAACGCGCTTTGACCAATAAATAGTGCGGGCTGATGGCGCCGTTGCTGAAAAAATTGAGCGACCGGCTGGCCGTGTGTTGAAAATTCCAATAAGTGACCTCCATGCCGTGAAAATCGTAAACCGGATTGTTTTGATAAACCGATACTTGCGGTAATCGGCCCAGCAAGCTATCGCCAGTATCCCATTTGCGAGGGTCGCCGTACATCTGGCGCAAAACCAGCCGTTTCACGCCGGTCTCTCCACACCGCTCCAAAAACCCGGCCAGCTCCTCTACGTTATGTTCATTGATCAGGCACGATACTTTGACCGGAATTTTCGCCTGCCGCATGATTTCGGCCAGGTTGGGCACACGGGCCGAGCCGGTCATTTTCCGGTAGGTATCGGGGTTGAAAGAAGGCAAGGAGAGACACACCCGGTTGTATTGGTTAAAAACGTCCATTTTGCGCAAGGCCAATTGGCCGTTGGTGTGCAGGGAGTATTGCGCCTCTTTTTCCTCTGTTCCATTTTTTAGGGGCGGCAATTTTTCTCGCAGCCAGGCCAGTAGCCGGGCCTCGTGGCGGTAGAGTTGGGGGTCGGTAGTGGTGCCGGTAAAAACAATTTGAGCTATTTTATTTTTTTGCAATAAGTGGACAAATCTGTCTAAATTCCGCAATGGAAACTTATCCAGGTTGTTTTGATTCAGCGTTGCGTCAACTTGCCGGCCAATGCAATAGGGGCAGCGCAGATTGCACGGCCCGGCAAAAAGTATATTGGCAAAGTCATAGCCTTGCGCCATCGGCGAACTCCCGGCCGGTTTGTTGTGCCCGTCGTTCTTTTAAGGCCCCATACGTGTGGAAATTGGCCAACATGTTAGCCACAGAAGTTGAACCTCCGGTGGGGCTTTGGCGGCTGGATATTTTGGCGATAGCCCTGAAGTCCGGCTTTGGGTTTAAACCGGCCGCTTCGGCCAATACGTACAACTCCGCCAGGGCCAACAATACGTCACGATAATCTTTCCTGCAATTTTCAATGGAAACAGCGGCCAATCCCCGGCGCAGCCATTCTCTATCCGCCGGGCAGCGGATTTGCCTGGCCGATTTGTAAACGTAGCCCAATAACGCGCTCAGGAGGCCGTCTTTGTCGCTGGCGGCGGCCCTGATTTTTTCCCTTTCTGCCGGGGTCGCTTCCAGGTAAGCCGGGCACAATTCATCTAGCAGCGCATACATTTCCTGGTAGAGGTCGGCTGTGGCCTGCTGTTTTGCTCTAATTTTGTCTACGTCTCTCTGAAAGTCGGCCAGGGTGTAGCTATTTCTGTTGACTTTGTAAGAACATTCCTGGATGACCTGGTTGATGGGTTTAACCCATACCTGGTATCGTTTTTCCAGAGCAGCCAATTGTTCGATCAAGCTTGACACGTTCATAGGGCCTTGCCTCCATAGTGAGGGTGACGGCTGGATGTTAAAGATGTTGGCGAGGCGAGTGAAGAATGTTGAACCGGCGCGTCAACCGGGCGTTGCAGCAGGTGAAGCTTCACCGCCGGGGCGTAGAACAGGGCGATGACGCCGTTGTAAACCTTGACCCCCTTGGGCGTCAGGCTCAGGCAATCGCCGCGATATTCCATCAAGCCTTCAGTCAGAACAAACTCCACTTCCGCCGGGAATTGTTCTTCCAGCGTAAGCCCAAACTTCTGCCGGAAATATTTGCGGTTGATCTCCCCAAAATAAAAAGAAACCGAAATCATTTTGGCCATACCGGTCGCGCGGGGCAGGTGATACAGGTCTTGGAGGGGCAGTTGGCCCGCCGCCAGGGCCTGGCGGTAGGGTTTGATTTGTTTGGAGGCGGCTCCCCGGTTGTAGGCCAGGGTTTGGTGGGATAACGATTGCGCTCCCAGGCCCAGGCCCAGGTAAGGCGTCCCCTTGATGACGCGCTCGGTGAGATAATCGCTGGTGCCAAGATCGTGCGGCAGGCGGCTGAAGGTGTTTTTGCCGGGCGGGGCGGGGTAGCCGCTCCGGTTCAGCAGTTGCCAGGCGGCATGATACATTTGGGCCACTATTTCTTTTGACACTTGCCCGGCCTGGTTTTGCAGGCGCGTGCCTTTGTAGCGCATCTGGTAGAGGGTAATGTATTCTGGGTCCAGTTCCAGGCTTTTCTCCAGGCTGTCGCGCCAGTCGGTTACGGTTTGCCCGGCAAAGCCGTACATCAAGTCAATATTGAACTTTTTAAAACCGGCGGCGCGAATATTGGCTACGGCCTGCTGCAATCCCGCAAAACCTTTATATAATCGCCCCAGCCGTTTGGCCAGGCTCAATTGGGTGATTTGCACGCCCATGCTGATGCGCTCGATGCCCATCCGGTAAAACGCGGCGATTTTTTCCGGCTGTTGGGCGGCAATGGGCGGCGTGGTCTCGATGCTGATTTGCATGCCCGGCTGCCATTGGAAGTGGGTTTTAGCCGCTGCCACTACGCGGGCGATATTCTCTGTTTTGGCAAAAGCCGGCGTGCCCCCGCCGATATCAAAACCGGCCAGTGTCTTGTTTCGCGTAGATAGCAAATTACTATATTGTCCAAACTCCTGCATAAGCAGGTCAAAATACTCATCCTCCGCTTTTTCGTTATCGGCGGGGTCAATGACGGTATACTCGCAGAAGTTGCAGCGGGCCTGGCAGAAAGGAATGTGGATGTATAGTCCTAGCTTGTCAATGTTTTGCCAGGCCAGGGCAGTGATGGTTTCGTAATCGGCGCGGCGGACGCGGTAATCCTTCATGGTCCAATTATGGTTGATGGGGTAGGCGGTATTGGCAATATGGTGCTGGCGCAGCCCGGCCGCAAAAACTTGCCGGGGGGGATAATGTTGTTGATCGGCCGGGGTGGGTTGATTCCATTTCATTGTTTGCCTCCGTTTATATAGTGTAATTATTACACTAATGGATTTGAAAAAATTGGCCGTTCTGGAAAAAGACTGAACGGCTGAATCGCTTAGTGTATTTCTTACACTATACCATCAATGGCAATATTTGTCAAGCGTTTTCTTAAACGTATCTCTATAATCGTAATATTTTGTAAGGAAGATGGTAGTTTTTTCCTACTATTTTATGAATAATCTTAATATACTGTATGGTTTATGGGGCTTCTTTTATGCTAAAATTTAGTGAAAAGGAGGTGGTGTAAAGTCAGGAGAATGTAGAGTGAAAATCAGTACAGTAATTCAATGCAGTTTACACTCAGGCCGGAAAGGCCGGGCCTCAATCCGTTTTGCGCCAAAATTTTTAACCGCGGTCGGGTTAGGGGCAATGTTGATTACGCTGGTAAGCATACCATTGGCGCTGGCCGCCTCGGGCGTTTGGAGTGTGGATAGTGATGGCAATTGGAGCGATCCGGTCAATTGGGGGGGCGGGTCATACCCAAACGGGATCACAGATACGGCCACTTTTGGCAATGTTATCAGCGCGCCTCGCACCGTGGCCATTACCGAAAATATAGCCGTTAGTGAAATGATTTTTGATAGCCTGTACGGCTACACCCTGGCCAACGCCGGCGGCGGCAGCCTGACCTTTGCCAATGGCGGTACCGGGCTGTTAACGGTTAATACCACCAATGGAAATGGCGACCACGCCGTTTCCGCGCCCGTTATCTTGAATCGTAACCTCAACATCACCCAAAACTCAGCCCAAACCTTAACCATCTCCGGCGACATTGGCCAGGACGCCACCAACCGCGCTTTGTACAAGAACGGAACCGGCCCCCTGCTGTTAAGCGGAAATAATACCTACGGCGGCGACACCTATGTTAATGCGAGCGTGCTGGCCATTGGCAGCGATACCGCCCTTGGTACCGGCACGTTGCGGCCAAGTGCGGGTTCCACGATCCGTGCGGTGGGCGCGCGGGTTATTGCCAATAACCTCAATTTGGTTAGTAACATGATTTTTGATGGCGATTCGCTTGGCTTTACAAATACCGGCATCCAACTGCCGGGCAATCGGATAATTATTGTCAATAATACAACCAGTTTTGCCAAACTTTCTGATCCGGCCGGGTCGCGCAGTTTTCGTAAAACCGGCTCCGGCACGCTAAACTTGAATTTAAGCGACCCGCGCAATCCCGGCGATTATATTCGTAATGAAGGTAGCTCCACCGG includes:
- a CDS encoding radical SAM protein, with amino-acid sequence MAQGYDFANILFAGPCNLRCPYCIGRQVDATLNQNNLDKFPLRNLDRFVHLLQKNKIAQIVFTGTTTDPQLYRHEARLLAWLREKLPPLKNGTEEKEAQYSLHTNGQLALRKMDVFNQYNRVCLSLPSFNPDTYRKMTGSARVPNLAEIMRQAKIPVKVSCLINEHNVEELAGFLERCGETGVKRLVLRQMYGDPRKWDTGDSLLGRLPQVSVYQNNPVYDFHGMEVTYWNFQHTASRSLNFFSNGAISPHYLLVKARSKTINV
- a CDS encoding substrate-binding domain-containing protein, with product MQQNKTLFLVIIGVAVLAVIGMLVIRPLLSEPLNLPASPQEVTIQVVVAPSIKPWVDQAAQEFNQANPKTQVQIITADSLVPEAQFSSNPQAVPPAAWLAEAGFIVEMAGNSQEFGDSRPVAGTALAWGAFNNKLEEFGQKYGGVNWAALHQSATEPNSTLKVVLASPHNTAEGLAALASAAAHLNKQTLTGADASSAEPWLTETLKESARTSLNLGPKPAEAFATRGASIGDVGLLSQASWRSAGLQNRPDFSITPTQPAVTLDYPLAIWTGERATPEGQQAAAAFRDFLLSDAQQSALATYFFDRANAVDPNSLQVDGQAALTLLRWAERELR
- a CDS encoding cytochrome c biogenesis protein ResB, which codes for MDFIRQWLSQFSAYLQRFLTLVWYTLRSPRTTITLLIILALVLVLGLTIPPQPMTAVEAGAIWIANLPPWLQPGGETLFLLGFSRIFQSLWFWLPAALLLLNSLIALADYLPGTWSRLGKTTPPLVWQHPLAHRVEHSIRLPSLPDEFLETLKERLQKKGFSLYQPAAEEQRVTGTGRWRWAWLGLVAVYLGLIGLIGAFVITSATAQTERFTLKPGLPWSLSLVKGQFVLPLVEGATAGSIHVEYIQPGDRLAQRLPWRLYQPTLLHNTLLLPIAIEPVLTVEVRDATNTPFELEPLQPGLAPGKQLNFSPHSDMPFIIPVAALAVQISPAAPSSNVYKVQVRRESGEVLEESITTQTGQAFEIGGFPAMISRQHNLTVVARHDPAWPLYLAAAILILGGAGLTWGRPPLVVWLVPEVKGMGGQLYGVMEKLGRKQGMSQFLEELLTPEMPSEEQATD
- a CDS encoding CTP synthase: MTKYIFCTGGVVSSLGKGVAAASIGRILKSRGLSVTVQKLDPYLNVDPGTMSPYEHGEVFVLEDGAETDLDLGAYERFIDENLTRASNLTSGQVYQQVINRERRGDYLGKTIQVIPHVTNQIKASITSVARESNADIVIVEVGGTVGDIEGLPFLEALRQMRKDAGRENTFYIHVTLLPHLQATGELKTKPTQHSVRELRGIGLQPDMIMCRADLPVGDDLREKIALFCDVEQEAVVPLVTVDTIYEVPLILEKAGVAEFICNRLHIDCPPADLSEWRSLVAHIKKPKPPITIGIVGKYVQLEDAYISVYEALQEAATQQDCEAQIEWIAAEDLERMRGFDRLEKVNGIVVPGGFGERGIEGKIVAAKFARVRETPYLGLCLGMQVMVIELAREVFGNDTPNSTEFNPTTAYPVIDLMPDQRDIADLGGTMRLGSYPCCLVAGTLAARAYQVDLVHERHRHRFEFKNEYRERLQEGGLVLSGLSPDGRLVEIAELKNHPFMLGSQFHPEFRSRPTRPHPLFTAFIKAARVHAGLADAQETAAAAEPLLQSSNHK
- a CDS encoding D-lyxose/D-mannose family sugar isomerase gives rise to the protein MKRSEINAIMREADAFMKSHGFHLPPFAYWTPEDWQAKGEEAREIVDNQLGWDITDFGQGRYDKFGLFLFTIRNGNVENLKTGRGKTYAEKVLICETNQVTPMHFHWHKMEDIINRGGGRLAIKLYNSTEDEKLADTDVTVSMDGVKYTFPAGHTVMLDVGESITLPTYLYHEFWAVAGKVLVGEVSKVNDDANDNCFLEPTGRFPEVKEDEPPLHLLVGDYAKYYNP
- a CDS encoding radical SAM protein translates to MKWNQPTPADQQHYPPRQVFAAGLRQHHIANTAYPINHNWTMKDYRVRRADYETITALAWQNIDKLGLYIHIPFCQARCNFCEYTVIDPADNEKAEDEYFDLLMQEFGQYSNLLSTRNKTLAGFDIGGGTPAFAKTENIARVVAAAKTHFQWQPGMQISIETTPPIAAQQPEKIAAFYRMGIERISMGVQITQLSLAKRLGRLYKGFAGLQQAVANIRAAGFKKFNIDLMYGFAGQTVTDWRDSLEKSLELDPEYITLYQMRYKGTRLQNQAGQVSKEIVAQMYHAAWQLLNRSGYPAPPGKNTFSRLPHDLGTSDYLTERVIKGTPYLGLGLGAQSLSHQTLAYNRGAASKQIKPYRQALAAGQLPLQDLYHLPRATGMAKMISVSFYFGEINRKYFRQKFGLTLEEQFPAEVEFVLTEGLMEYRGDCLSLTPKGVKVYNGVIALFYAPAVKLHLLQRPVDAPVQHSSLASPTSLTSSRHPHYGGKAL
- a CDS encoding transcriptional regulator, producing MAKEYLVATVVGPDRRGIVEKITAVMVDYQANIEESRMARLGGEFAVIMLLSLSGEKEEALLTGLDTLKEHGLTIITRPTNMSRLVRFQGYVPYEISVFGADHEGIVHNVAHYLTSERMNIETLDTRVTQAPVSGTPLFSMRAIVQAPPELTLPQLRQKLAEVGDELCVDIEVRLPVT